One stretch of Arcobacter sp. LA11 DNA includes these proteins:
- a CDS encoding metal ABC transporter permease: MLELLSYSFIQNALLAGVIVSIITAIIGTLVVVNKMVFLSGGIAHSAYGGIGLTIYFGLPMLLSTSLFCVAVTILIALASYKNRENLDIMIGLTWSVGMSFGIILADLTPGYQTDLMSYLFGSLLAVSIEDVYYMASLLVIIFLIVTIFYRDILAVSYDREYASLRGIKTKFFYTLILVLSSLAIVISIKVVGLILVIALLTIPIYISSFFCKNLLSMMIVSAVLSIIFTIIGLVVSYQFDISSGPSIIMSSSLCALIVFIYMSIKK, translated from the coding sequence ATGTTAGAACTACTTTCATATTCATTTATTCAAAATGCTTTATTAGCTGGAGTTATTGTAAGTATTATTACTGCAATAATAGGAACTTTGGTTGTTGTAAATAAAATGGTATTTTTATCAGGTGGTATAGCACATAGTGCTTATGGTGGTATTGGACTTACTATATATTTTGGTTTACCAATGTTGTTATCCACATCTTTATTTTGTGTTGCAGTTACTATTTTAATTGCCTTAGCAAGTTATAAAAATAGAGAAAACCTAGATATTATGATTGGTCTTACTTGGTCAGTTGGGATGTCTTTTGGGATTATTCTTGCAGATTTAACACCTGGATATCAAACAGATTTAATGTCTTATCTTTTTGGTTCATTACTTGCAGTAAGTATTGAAGATGTTTATTATATGGCTTCCTTACTAGTTATAATATTTCTAATTGTAACTATTTTTTATAGAGATATTTTAGCTGTATCATATGATAGAGAATATGCAAGTCTAAGAGGTATAAAAACTAAGTTTTTTTATACACTTATTTTAGTTTTATCAAGTTTAGCCATAGTAATTTCTATAAAAGTTGTAGGTCTAATTTTAGTTATAGCACTTCTTACTATACCAATTTATATTTCTAGCTTTTTTTGTAAGAATTTATTATCAATGATGATAGTATCTGCTGTTCTTTCAATAATATTTACAATCATTGGGCTTGTAGTTTCTTATCAATTTGATATAAGTTCAGGTCCTTCAATAATTATGAGTAGTTCACTTTGTGCACTTATAGTTTTTATTTATATGAGTATAAAAAAATGA
- a CDS encoding metal ABC transporter ATP-binding protein, with the protein MQSQLKNVIEVSNLNFSYEKQKVLENINFKIKENDFLTIIGPNGGGKSTLLKLILGINELREGSIKIFGKDYINQIQKIGYVPQNTNINLNFPITVLEVVMMGQNNLQKRLFGYKKEEKERAYEVLEKVDMKDFVKNKISNLSGGQRQRVLIARALFSNPEILLLDEPTSNIDISGCEQIYSTLEQLNKEITVIVVSHDISVILKYASKAFYINRKLTYHDLTTMKDEFKSIDSHICEIELLEMLGRCRC; encoded by the coding sequence TTGCAATCGCAATTAAAAAATGTAATAGAAGTATCAAATCTAAACTTTTCATATGAGAAACAAAAAGTTTTAGAGAATATAAATTTTAAGATTAAAGAAAATGATTTTTTAACAATCATAGGACCTAATGGTGGAGGAAAATCAACTTTACTGAAACTAATTTTAGGGATAAATGAACTAAGAGAAGGTTCTATAAAGATTTTTGGAAAAGATTATATAAATCAAATTCAAAAGATTGGTTATGTTCCACAAAATACAAATATAAATCTAAATTTTCCAATAACTGTACTTGAAGTTGTAATGATGGGACAAAACAATCTTCAAAAAAGACTATTTGGATATAAAAAAGAGGAAAAAGAAAGAGCATATGAAGTTTTAGAAAAAGTAGATATGAAAGATTTTGTAAAAAATAAAATATCAAATCTTTCAGGAGGACAAAGACAAAGGGTACTTATTGCACGTGCGCTCTTTTCTAATCCTGAAATTCTACTTTTGGATGAACCAACATCAAATATAGATATTAGTGGATGTGAACAAATATATTCAACTTTAGAACAGCTAAATAAAGAGATTACAGTTATAGTTGTAAGTCACGATATTTCAGTTATTTTAAAATATGCATCAAAAGCTTTTTATATAAATAGAAAACTTACATATCATGACCTAACAACGATGAAAGATGAGTTTAAATCAATAGATTCTCATATATGTGAGATTGAACTTCTTGAAATGCTAGGAAGATGTCGATGTTAG